The following are from one region of the Stenotrophomonas lactitubi genome:
- a CDS encoding class I SAM-dependent methyltransferase — translation MDGTPRNGTPLPCSPLDAGQARLIAESFRPMQAWGSRRDYYYTRGKLGSDPLYDGVLQHLPDDGQPVLDLGCGLGLFAHVLRQRGRQQVYLGIDVDSDKIARAQRAGTGLADARFDCLDVQAPLPAHAGHVLLLDVLQYLDEMPQLELLRAVSARVAPGGRLLLRTPLATGDRRDRTTRVADRLAWLVGWMGTRPRHYPDPQRLQATLAEAGLQVGELRPLHGRTPFNSWLLVAERAGAAANG, via the coding sequence ATGGACGGCACGCCACGGAACGGCACGCCCCTGCCCTGTTCGCCGCTTGATGCCGGGCAGGCGCGGCTGATCGCCGAGTCCTTCAGGCCGATGCAGGCCTGGGGCAGCCGCCGCGATTACTACTACACCCGCGGCAAGCTGGGCAGCGACCCGCTGTATGACGGCGTACTGCAGCACCTGCCGGACGACGGCCAGCCGGTGCTCGACCTGGGCTGTGGGCTGGGCCTGTTCGCGCACGTACTGCGCCAGCGTGGCCGCCAGCAGGTCTACCTCGGGATTGACGTGGACAGCGACAAGATCGCGCGTGCGCAGCGCGCCGGCACCGGCCTGGCCGATGCACGTTTCGACTGCCTGGATGTGCAGGCACCCTTGCCGGCGCATGCAGGGCATGTGTTGCTGCTGGATGTGCTGCAGTACCTGGACGAAATGCCGCAACTGGAACTGCTGCGCGCGGTGAGCGCGCGGGTCGCGCCCGGTGGCCGCCTGCTGCTGCGTACGCCGCTGGCGACCGGCGACCGCCGCGACCGCACCACGCGGGTGGCTGATCGGCTGGCGTGGCTGGTCGGCTGGATGGGCACGCGACCGCGTCACTACCCGGATCCGCAGCGGCTGCAGGCCACGCTGGCCGAGGCGGGGCTGCAGGTGGGCGAACTGCGGCCGTTGCACGGGCGAACGCCGTTCAACAGCTGGCTGTTGGTGGCTGAGCGCGCGGGAGCTGCGGCCAACGGCTGA
- a CDS encoding polysaccharide deacetylase family protein gives MTSAGTLHRIPTRPWRWVPWLVLSQLAVILTWVLAGWHWGLALMVASHALFMVPVFLPNSRFYAPVLSRLPDAGNCVWLTIDDGPSEQTPAVLDLLDRHQARATFFLVGERALAHPALVEEILRRGHDLGNHSHSHPQARFWRLGPGTMAAEIEGCQQALQAVSGRPVRWYRSVVGMTNPFVAPVLRKLGLVRVGWSARGYDGVGCTPDGVLARLLPDLRPGAIVLLHEGAAHGHNLAIIERVLQALDERGLKAELPAG, from the coding sequence ATGACCAGCGCAGGAACATTGCATCGCATCCCGACCCGGCCATGGCGCTGGGTACCCTGGCTGGTGCTGTCGCAGCTGGCTGTGATCCTGACCTGGGTGTTGGCCGGCTGGCACTGGGGCCTTGCGCTGATGGTGGCAAGCCACGCGTTGTTCATGGTGCCGGTGTTCCTGCCCAACAGCCGCTTCTACGCGCCGGTGCTGAGCCGGTTGCCCGATGCCGGCAACTGCGTGTGGCTGACCATCGACGACGGCCCCAGTGAGCAGACCCCAGCGGTGCTGGATCTGCTGGACCGGCACCAGGCACGTGCGACCTTCTTCCTGGTCGGCGAGCGCGCATTGGCGCATCCGGCCCTGGTGGAGGAGATCCTGCGTCGCGGACACGACCTCGGCAACCACAGCCACAGCCACCCGCAGGCGCGCTTCTGGCGGCTGGGTCCGGGCACGATGGCGGCGGAGATCGAGGGTTGCCAGCAGGCGCTGCAGGCGGTCAGCGGGCGACCGGTACGCTGGTACCGCTCGGTGGTGGGCATGACCAACCCGTTCGTGGCACCGGTACTGCGCAAGCTGGGCCTGGTGCGCGTGGGCTGGAGCGCCCGCGGCTACGACGGCGTCGGCTGCACACCGGACGGCGTGCTGGCGCGTCTGCTGCCCGACCTGCGCCCGGGCGCGATCGTGCTGTTGCATGAAGGTGCCGCCCACGGCCACAACCTGGCCATCATCGAACGCGTGCTGCAGGCGCTGGACGAGCGCGGCCTGAAGGCCGAACTGCCGGCCGGCTGA
- the grxD gene encoding Grx4 family monothiol glutaredoxin gives MSLDPALRSRIETILNDDRVVLFMKGQPSMPQCGFSAKAVGALQDLGVEFAHVNVLADAEIREGIKAYGDWPTIPQLYIDGELVGGSDIVLQMAASGELSSVLGLAAPDRTPPRITVTPAAVEMLKGALADSPGASLQLGIDARFQPNFQLAPYDEGAIAAESNGLRVQFDLASARRADGITIDWVDDIRGKGLAIDNPNAPKPVQEISVRDADDLVRAGNVMLVDVRPAEERAIAAVGVPFKSFDGNGRAELEALPKDTALAFLCHHGGRSAQAAEQFRTLGFSKVFNVTGGIDAWSDEVDNGVPKY, from the coding sequence ATGTCCCTCGATCCCGCCCTGCGTTCGCGCATCGAAACCATCCTCAACGACGACCGCGTCGTGCTGTTCATGAAGGGCCAGCCTTCGATGCCGCAGTGCGGTTTCTCGGCCAAGGCCGTGGGTGCCCTGCAGGACCTGGGCGTGGAGTTCGCCCACGTCAACGTGCTGGCCGACGCGGAGATCCGCGAAGGCATCAAGGCCTATGGCGACTGGCCGACCATCCCGCAGCTGTACATCGACGGCGAACTGGTCGGCGGCAGCGACATCGTGCTGCAGATGGCCGCCAGCGGTGAGCTGAGCAGCGTGCTGGGCCTGGCCGCACCGGACCGCACCCCGCCGCGCATCACCGTCACCCCGGCCGCAGTGGAAATGCTGAAGGGCGCGCTGGCCGATTCGCCGGGTGCGTCGCTGCAGCTGGGCATCGATGCCCGCTTCCAGCCGAATTTCCAGCTGGCTCCGTACGACGAAGGCGCGATCGCCGCCGAGTCCAACGGCCTGCGCGTGCAGTTCGACCTGGCCAGCGCCCGTCGCGCCGACGGCATCACCATCGACTGGGTCGACGACATCCGTGGCAAGGGCCTGGCGATCGACAACCCGAACGCGCCCAAGCCGGTGCAGGAAATCAGCGTGCGCGATGCCGACGACCTGGTGCGTGCCGGCAACGTGATGCTGGTGGACGTGCGCCCGGCCGAAGAACGTGCCATCGCCGCAGTCGGCGTGCCGTTCAAGAGCTTCGATGGCAACGGCCGCGCCGAGCTGGAAGCCCTGCCGAAGGACACCGCCCTGGCCTTCCTGTGCCACCACGGTGGCCGCAGCGCACAGGCAGCGGAGCAGTTCCGTACGCTGGGCTTCAGCAAGGTGTTCAACGTCACCGGCGGCATCGATGCCTGGTCGGACGAAGTGGACAACGGCGTGCCGAAGTACTGA
- a CDS encoding DUF924 family protein yields the protein MDVAAQVVEFWKDAGPEKWFARDDAFDARFRTLFADEHHAAASRAREHWLGSAEGALALMLLLDQFPRNCFRGTAHSYATDGLARHYAMRAIEEGLDLQLVPKLRAFIYLPFEHSEDPLDQDRSVAMFDVLGDKEYLQYAELHRDIIRRFGRFPHRNAVLGRMPSPEELDYLAEGGFAG from the coding sequence ATGGACGTTGCCGCGCAAGTGGTGGAATTCTGGAAAGACGCGGGCCCTGAAAAGTGGTTCGCCCGCGATGATGCGTTCGACGCACGGTTCCGTACGCTGTTCGCGGACGAACACCATGCCGCCGCATCGCGCGCGCGCGAGCACTGGCTGGGCAGCGCCGAGGGTGCGCTGGCGCTGATGCTGCTGCTGGACCAGTTCCCGCGCAACTGCTTCCGCGGCACGGCCCATTCCTATGCGACCGATGGCCTGGCACGGCACTACGCCATGCGCGCGATCGAAGAGGGGCTGGACCTGCAGCTGGTTCCCAAGCTGCGCGCCTTCATCTATCTGCCGTTCGAGCACTCCGAAGATCCGCTGGATCAGGACCGCTCGGTGGCGATGTTCGACGTGCTGGGCGACAAGGAATACCTGCAATACGCCGAACTGCACCGCGACATCATCCGCCGCTTCGGCCGGTTCCCGCATCGCAATGCGGTGCTCGGCCGCATGCCGTCGCCGGAAGAACTGGACTACCTGGCCGAAGGCGGGTTTGCCGGGTAG
- a CDS encoding AMP nucleosidase, which yields MKSKQDIVDNWLPRYTGVPLDQFGQHILLTNFGGYLHTFSALTGAPVIGLDRPMASATIDGITMINFGMGSPNAAIIMDLLSAVMPKAVLFLGKCGGLKRKNELGDLVLPIAAIRGEGTSGDYLPPEVPALPAFALQRAVSTMIRDLGHDYWTGTVYTTNRRVWEHDEAFKERLRAMRCMAIDMETATIFAAGFANHIPSGALLLVSDQPMIPDGVKTEASDAKVSSQFVENHIQIGIEALKLIRRNGKSVRHLRFDE from the coding sequence ATGAAGAGCAAGCAGGACATCGTCGACAACTGGCTGCCGCGCTATACCGGCGTGCCCCTGGACCAGTTCGGCCAGCACATCCTGCTGACCAACTTCGGGGGCTACCTGCATACGTTCTCCGCGCTGACCGGTGCGCCGGTGATCGGCCTGGACCGGCCCATGGCCAGTGCCACCATCGACGGCATCACCATGATCAACTTCGGCATGGGCAGCCCCAATGCCGCGATCATCATGGATCTGCTGTCGGCGGTGATGCCCAAGGCCGTGCTGTTCCTGGGCAAGTGCGGGGGGCTGAAGCGCAAGAACGAGTTGGGCGACCTGGTGCTGCCGATCGCGGCCATCCGCGGCGAAGGCACCTCGGGCGATTACTTGCCGCCGGAAGTGCCGGCCTTGCCCGCCTTTGCCCTGCAGCGTGCGGTCTCCACCATGATCCGCGACCTTGGCCACGATTACTGGACCGGCACCGTCTACACCACCAACCGCCGGGTCTGGGAGCACGACGAGGCCTTCAAGGAGCGGTTGCGGGCGATGCGCTGCATGGCCATCGACATGGAAACCGCGACGATCTTCGCCGCCGGCTTCGCCAACCACATTCCCAGTGGCGCCCTGCTGCTGGTTTCAGACCAGCCGATGATCCCGGACGGGGTGAAAACCGAGGCTTCCGACGCCAAGGTCAGCTCGCAGTTCGTGGAAAACCATATCCAGATCGGCATCGAGGCGCTTAAGCTTATCCGGCGCAACGGCAAGTCGGTCCGCCATCTGCGCTTCGACGAATGA